The nucleotide sequence GCGCTAATGCTCATGTTTTCATAGTGAAAGAAAAGCCTGTTATCCCTAGAGATCGGCCTGAAATCAATTGCGATCAGGCTGCGAAAAAATATGGTGGGATGATTATTAAGGACCATCGCCCCAGGCGTTAATTCGTGGAAGGTAGTTTATGTTGTATAAATATAGTTACTAATCCTAGTTTACGTACCtcttgtgtttatatatattaattagattaaaGTAACGATGATGCAAGTACTAAAAAGCTTATGCAAGTCTGTACCTTCGCCCCTGAGTATGCTGCTGCTCTCTCTTCTATGTATAGACCTTTtctctcttgtgtttatatatattaattagattaaaGTAACGATGATGCAAGTACTAAAAAGCTTATGCAAGTCTGTACCTCCGCCCCTGAGTATGCTGCTGCTCTCTCTTCTATGTATAGACCTTTTCTCTGATATATGAAGTCAAGAGTGTGTATATCTTTGTCTACCTCTTTTTGTCATCATGATTTGCAGAGTACTTTctgtttctaggtttacaaaaaaacaaaaaaaaagggtttctGTTGATTGATTATCCTGTTAAATATTGGATCTTCTGAGAAAGCAGAAATACAATAAAGATTCCTCATTACAATGTATCATCACAGAAGATACATTTGTAATTCTTTGACTGTGAGCAAGTAAATATACATGGCCATTGTAAAGAAGCTAGTGGAACTGGAACGAGAAGAAGGTCATGAATTCTTTTTCTCTATAGTGTAATTTGTAGACATAATAGAACCTGACTTGCAACCGATcaacaaacacaaaacaaattCCAGAATGGACGGGATTGATCACATATTTGCTCCCATTTATTCTCTCCAGTTTCATGGATCTGCAGTATCAATATAGCATGAAACGTAAGCTTATGTCGCAAGCAACTTTGCAAATTCAGTCGTTTTTCTCACTAGCCAAGGACGAACAGAACAGATCAGATCAGTCGGCAACATTGATATGGTATATGAAATAGCAATTCGTCCTCTGTATTAATTCTTCATTACCAACATCAACCTTAATAAGAGTTAGCAGTAGAAATAGGGTTTAGGAGTAAGAGTAGGTAGTGCAGTGAGGAGAAACCTAGAATATGTGGTCCGGAGAGCTGGAATTTGCAGAAAGGATTGATCTTGAGAGCAGATGAGGAGAGCGaaaggtttagggttagggcaCGATTAAGCGATTTGGGCATTTTGACCTTGGCAATGGGCCGGAGTCTGGACCCCCTTTTTTTAAGGCATACAAGCTTTGTTAATTTGTTGGGCTTAACTCAAGAGAAGGCCCATAGTCAGTTCATGAGCCATCCACCAAAGAATATGAAGCGGAAGgaaggtttagggttagggcaCGATTAAGCGATTTGGGAACTTTGTCCTTGGAAATGGGCCTGTGTCTGGACCTTTTTGTGGGCTTAGACAAGCTATTCTTATGGGTTATGGCATACAACCTTTGTAGGTTATTGGGCTTAACTCAGAAGAAGGCCCATATTCAATCATGAGCAATCTACCAAAGAATATTTGGGCGGTAAGAATTTATCAACAACCGAACGGTTgatttttggtaaaaaaaatttactttcttttttaaagAACCGAccgaaaattgaaaaaaaaaccgACAATAATTGATCAATCGAtctattaaatttatgtcaaaaaactaACCCTTTTCACCCCTAAAGAATATGAATCAAACTCTTAATCGTCCAACGAAtttgtgatttttatttttataatgtgAGCCGGTTTTTGGACCCACCCGGGTGGAGTAAAACCCCAGACCAGTGTATTGCACCCTCGAAAATGAATTTGTGATTCTTATTAGTACCAAAATAAGACCCAGTGCAACCGAATCATAAACAGTAATACTAATCCCTATATGAAATATGAACTTAGTATTCGAAACTGTTTGTATTTATTCATAAGCTATTTAATTGTTCTACTAAACCGAATGCACTTGTGTAAATACTAAACATTTTCATATTAACTGCTAAAATCCAATTAGATGTACTAAAACGAATTCACCTTTAATTAGAATTAAAGTTTACTTATAAATAACTCTAAACAACTCCACCtgaaacataaaaaagaaactaattaaTCTGGCATTAGTGCTTCTCTAATTACAGTCTTCAGATCACATATATAGCAATTAAGAGATTCTGAAGAACTGTGAATAATAATGAAGAAGAGTGGTTTCACGTTAATTGTGAGTGTTTTAGTTGTTTTTGCAGCAATTTGTTTAGTGGGTGCAGCCAGGCCTGCACCAGACTCGCCTCCAGAGTGGGACGGCGATGATTCGTCTGCACTGCCTCCTGTTGATGATCCTGAACTACGGCCGCGAGGGCTCGTCTTCGATGTCACTCACCACGGAGCAGTAGCCGGTGGACGTATAGAGAGTAGCTCGGTATGTTTGGTCTCTACTTCTTTACTATAATTTGGTAAATGTTGTTGATTTTGAAGTTGTTAACTGTTTATGGGTTGCAGGGATTCTTGGCTGCATGGGATGCTGCTTGTGATCATGGTGAGAGAGCAACTTTCTATGTACCGGAAGGCGAATACTATGTCGGTCCAGTTGAATTCTCCGGCCCTTGCAAGAACAATCAGTCTCCAAAGATTGTGATCAGAGGGAATGTGATAGCTCCTAGTAAACTCAACTCGTTCCCGTCTAAATCCTGGATTCAATTCACCCACTTGAACGGATTCAGTATAATCGGAGAACACGGCAAGACCAACTTTGACGCGCAAGGAGCGGTTGAAGCCTGGAAACAAAACAGCTGCCAACATTCTTCCCATTGCAAGACCTTAATCCCAGTAAGTATTAATCACTCACTTTGATTGAGTTTTGCTGAAACTTAAAAAGCATGCATTAACTATTTGATTTTGATCAATCGCAGTCGCTGAAATTCGATAATGTTTCAAACGGGACGATCAGAAACATCTCATTGTCAAATGCTAAGGGGTTCCATCTGGTAATCCATAAGAGCAGCAATGTTCATGTTGACAATGTAATCGTTACTTCTCCTAGAGACAGCCCAAACACTGATGGAATCCATGTCAGTCATTCTAGTAACATCAACATTTCTTCTTCCACGATTGGAGTTGGCGACGATTGTGTCTCCATCATAGCTGGTTCtgtcaatgttactgttttcgACGTCACTTGCGGCCCTGGCCATGGAATAAGGTACCAAAACTCTTGCCTCTACTggttattttctatttcttaCATCTGTGCAGAcaattagaccaagttttgttttgttttttcaataTGACAGTATTGGAAGCTTGGGAAAGTTCGAGAATGAGGAGGATGTATCAGGGATTAGTGTCAATATGTGCAGAATCCATGAAACACAGAATGGTATTAGAATCAAGACATGGACTGGATCTACTCCAAGCAATGCTTATAACATGACATTTGAAGACATTGAAATGACCAATGTCTCGAATCCCATAATAATCGACCAAAAATACTGTCCGAACGGCAAATGTGACCCATCAAAGGTACTAACAGAACACAATCTTCTATCTtttcatgtatgtatgtatgtatatatgtatagatatactTGTTTACTAACTGGGTTCTAATCATTATTGTGTGTTTAGCCTTCGAAGGTGAAGATTAAGGATGTGACCATCAAGAATGTCAGGGGAACATACAAATCCGACTCTGCGGTAACTCTGCTGTGCAGTCCTAGTGTACCTTGTGAGAATATGAAGCTTGTTGACATCAATCTGACCCCAAatcatgaagaagatgatgatgagtgGAGGGAAGGCAATCTGAACTTAAATGGTGCAGTTGATGGCTTGCAAGTGATTAATTCAAACTTCTGAAGAAGGGATATTCTTATTAGGGGAAGTGGAACTGTGAAAGCAGTCACTCTTTCTTGGCCTTGTTCTCTAAAAGGTTCCATGCTTGTTTTACTATAGAaattgatagttttttttttttttttaagagggATTTTGGATCTTGTTGATGGAGTTGGTTTATCTAATTAGTAAATGGAATgcttatattaattttattattattagtttttcttatattttaatttcttaattatcaaattaaaatcTTATTGATGTGGTAATGTTAAGCCAATccaagaaaattgaatttagTTTGGCTTGGATTTTGGAGGTTGTGGAGTGATGTAAAAGTTTTCATCCTCAATTAATAGTTTTGGCTTGAATCTCGTTTGTGAAgtgaaaattagggtttttggaAGTGAATGTTTTAGCAAAGGACAATATGAGATTTCCACAAAAATAGTTGGGGCAAGTTAAAAGTTTGGTGCAAGATCCTCCGGGAGAAAGGTCTTGTAATTTTCTGATTGCGTATAAAACAGGGGGACTCACGTGCCCGAGGTTCTCATGTAGGATGAGATCCAATATGATCGTGTCTTGGATGAGTTCCTCGTTAAAAAATAGTTAAAAGTTTTGTGTGATTTACGTAACTTCATATTCCATCTTTATTTGGTGTGatttatgtaattttatttcGTCTATGCTTCAGTATTAGTGTGACGCAGTTTAGGATTTTAGAATGTCGTATGGATTCAAgaggttttgagttcgattttcactggAAGTAATACCTTTATGTTCACGCGTTAGTCTTTAACTCAACGAGAAATTTGTGTTAGTGCGGGTCTGACAACGCACATTAAATATTTAAAGCACAAACATGTATGATGTCATTCTGgttaaaaaaatttgtagtgttttggaaaaagaaaatgaacacaACACGTACTCCCATTTCTTACATGAGCTTGCCAACTTTTCACAATTAACCTTATAATTACTAGAAACTCGATTTATATCCCAGGCCCTCCTTGCTAAAATTAGATTGCAGGCTCAGGCCCTGTGACAAAACAAAACAGaggaaaacagagagagaggaaaagcTTGATGCTTGTCGTTTTTAATTCCCTTCTCCGTTTCCTATCTCTGTGACTCACTTCAGGGCTCCTTTTTCCTTGATCTGCTACTCTCTGCTTTACCGATCTCTCCTATTCACGATCTTACATAACCAGGTACGCGGCCACTCGATTTATTGATAAATAGATTTCTTTCGCAACACCTCTTTTATAGATTccacagatttttttttaattttatattttccattttcatttcGTCCACAAAACGAACAATGAATTCAAATTTCGGAAAACCCAGCATGAATTCTCAAAGAGGATCGACGTCAACCTTCGATTTCGATCTCGGTATTGGGTCGGGTCGAGCCAAATCCCTTAACGATCAGAGGAACCAACCCTCTTCGTATTCGTCAACAGCGGCGACGGTGCAATCAAAACCCTCCTGGCAACCCAACAAGCCATCCTGGACCCACCAGCCGGCGCCTAGTCAGGGGCCTCGACCCGGTGGTCTGAACGGGCCTACTTCGATGGTGGGTGATATCACGGGCAAGAGCTGGAATTCCATGGGCTCGGGTTCTGGCATTGGGATTCCAGAGAAGAACCCTAACTTGTTTGGGGATCTAGTTGGCTCTTCAATTGGGAAGGGTATGGGCAGTAGCAATGTTCCTTTGAAGAATGCTACACCCGCTCCATCCACACAATCTTCGAATAAGAGTTCCTTTTCGATGGGAAATTTGGGCGATTCGTTGCCAAAAACTGGTAATTCTGTTAATAGTAGCAGTAATCGAGGAGCCAATAACAGTTTTGGGGGTAATGTAAATGTCAACAGCAATAAGACTGCCAATCTTGGTGGTCCTTCCATGCGTAGTATGGGTGGAGCTGGAGGTGGGATGAGCGGTAATAAGGATCCCTTTGGTTCTTTGGTTGACTTTGGATCTAAACAAGCAGCTGGTGGTCTTAATTCGGGGAATAAAGCCACCAAGGTGAATACTGGTGATGATTCATTCGGGAATTTTCAGAATGCTTCAAAACCGAGCGCGACAACATTTTCAAATAGTGGTTTTAGTGCAACTAGTCCTGATTTCTTGGGATCAAATACGAGTTCTGGATCGAAGGGTGATTTTAGCATGCCTAACAATGATTTTGCATCTCCTACTCAGCCTTCCATGCAATCCTCCAGCGATGATCCACTCAACGTGTTCTTTTCATCATCCTCAACTTCAGTCAGAGGTGCTGCAGCTGCTTCTGAAGGAGTGGGAGGACAGCCATTCTCTGAAGTTGATGACTGGGGATTGGATTCAGATTTTGGAGGATCAGGAAGTAATGACGCAGGTGGTAGCACGATGGAGCTTGAAGGGCTTCCTCCACCTCCTGCAGGGGTAACAGCTGCTTCTGCAAAGATCAAAGGTATTGATAATCAAAAGCAGGGGCAATATGCTGATGCCATCAAATGGCTCTCTTGGGCTGTAATTCTTTGTGATAAAACTGGTGATGAGACTGGAGCCATGGAGGTTTTATCATGCAGGGCTTCATGTTACAAGGAAGTTGGAGAGTATAAGAAGGCTGTGGCTGACTGTTCAAAGGTATAATCATTTCCTACTCAGAAAATTTACCTGTTTAATATAGGCAACTGAAAACTTATGTAACTTTCTTGAACATTGAGCAGTCATGCTTGCTGTAGTTGAATGAAACACTTATTGGCATGTAACTGAATTAGAAAATCTACTAGCTGCTTTTCTTTACTTGGTAGAACTCCCAGACAGAAGGAAAAGGACAGTGGTTGAGTCTACTCGTATTGGCAAGCAAATTTTTTTCACCCTTTCCTACAAACactgttatgacttatgagcgAATTTCTATTTGTTTTATCTGCCCGGTCACCCCCAAATGCCATAATGTTCCCATTTAAGCCAATATTTTGTTTATGTTAGGTGGCATCTTTAAAAGATTTCACTGACGTCAGTTATTGACTGTTGATGGATGCAAAATGTTGCAAAGCATGTTGAAAATGCGCAGCATTGTATCTTTCTACCTTACGCGGTGCATCCTAGCCTTTTTAATATCAACTGATAGCTTTGATGCATTTGTTTAGCTTAAGACCAATTTTCATGGCCTGTATTTTGCTATGCAGGTGCTTGAACAAGACAATGCCAATGTATCTGTCCTTGTACAGCGTGCACTCCTTTATGAAAGTATGGAAAAGTATAAACTTGGGGCAGAAGACCTGAGAACAGTTTTGAAGATTGACCCTGGTAACAGGGTAGCAAGAAGCACCGTGCACCGGTTGGCTAAAATGGCAGAATAGAGAGGTTTTGAAATTCTGTACCCGTATTAAACTTCTTCAAATACGTCAGATAAACTTCCTCCTCCCTTATTCAAAAAGGTCGTGGGGGGGTTCAAAAGGAACAATTTGCTTGAATAATTTTTGGTTTGCATTGATCGCTGGTATTGAATGTGGTTGTCTTTGTTGCTTGCGAATGGGACAGATTCTTGGTTTGTCACTTCGAATGGATGAAGTATTGCATTTGtctttatgttttatttgtgGAAAACTATTTTTCATGTCTCTGTTACTTCAAAAATTACCAATTGACATGATCATATTGTCATCTATTTTCAAGGCCATTGAAGCCTATCTTCAAGCAAATCCCTAATTAA is from Tripterygium wilfordii isolate XIE 37 chromosome 14, ASM1340144v1, whole genome shotgun sequence and encodes:
- the LOC120015016 gene encoding hyphally regulated cell wall protein 1-like isoform X1; translation: MNSNFGKPSMNSQRGSTSTFDFDLGIGSGRAKSLNDQRNQPSSYSSTAATVQSKPSWQPNKPSWTHQPAPSQGPRPGGLNGPTSMVGDITGKSWNSMGSGSGIGIPEKNPNLFGDLVGSSIGKGMGSSNVPLKNATPAPSTQSSNKSSFSMGNLGDSLPKTGNSVNSSSNRGANNSFGGNVNVNSNKTANLGGPSMRSMGGAGGGMSGNKDPFGSLVDFGSKQAAGGLNSGNKATKVNTGDDSFGNFQNASKPSATTFSNSGFSATSPDFLGSNTSSGSKGDFSMPNNDFASPTQPSMQSSSDDPLNVFFSSSSTSVRGAAAASEGVGGQPFSEVDDWGLDSDFGGSGSNDAGGSTMELEGLPPPPAGVTAASAKIKGIDNQKQGQYADAIKWLSWAVILCDKTGDETGAMEVLSCRASCYKEVGEYKKAVADCSKVLEQDNANVSVLVQRALLYESMEKYKLGAEDLRTVLKIDPGNRVARSTVHRLAKMAE
- the LOC120015016 gene encoding hyphally regulated cell wall protein 1-like isoform X2, which codes for MNSQRGSTSTFDFDLGIGSGRAKSLNDQRNQPSSYSSTAATVQSKPSWQPNKPSWTHQPAPSQGPRPGGLNGPTSMVGDITGKSWNSMGSGSGIGIPEKNPNLFGDLVGSSIGKGMGSSNVPLKNATPAPSTQSSNKSSFSMGNLGDSLPKTGNSVNSSSNRGANNSFGGNVNVNSNKTANLGGPSMRSMGGAGGGMSGNKDPFGSLVDFGSKQAAGGLNSGNKATKVNTGDDSFGNFQNASKPSATTFSNSGFSATSPDFLGSNTSSGSKGDFSMPNNDFASPTQPSMQSSSDDPLNVFFSSSSTSVRGAAAASEGVGGQPFSEVDDWGLDSDFGGSGSNDAGGSTMELEGLPPPPAGVTAASAKIKGIDNQKQGQYADAIKWLSWAVILCDKTGDETGAMEVLSCRASCYKEVGEYKKAVADCSKVLEQDNANVSVLVQRALLYESMEKYKLGAEDLRTVLKIDPGNRVARSTVHRLAKMAE
- the LOC120014397 gene encoding exopolygalacturonase clone GBGA483-like, with product MKKSGFTLIVSVLVVFAAICLVGAARPAPDSPPEWDGDDSSALPPVDDPELRPRGLVFDVTHHGAVAGGRIESSSGFLAAWDAACDHGERATFYVPEGEYYVGPVEFSGPCKNNQSPKIVIRGNVIAPSKLNSFPSKSWIQFTHLNGFSIIGEHGKTNFDAQGAVEAWKQNSCQHSSHCKTLIPSLKFDNVSNGTIRNISLPSFVKIKDVTIKNVRGTYKSDSAVTLLCSPSVPCENMKLVDINLTPNHEEDDDEWREGNLNLNGAVDGLQVINSNF